The following are encoded in a window of Nilaparvata lugens isolate BPH chromosome 13, ASM1435652v1, whole genome shotgun sequence genomic DNA:
- the LOC120353954 gene encoding LOW QUALITY PROTEIN: aspartate--ammonia ligase-like (The sequence of the model RefSeq protein was modified relative to this genomic sequence to represent the inferred CDS: inserted 11 bases in 6 codons; deleted 2 bases in 2 codons; substituted 1 base at 1 genomic stop codon) produces the protein MKKQFIQKQQQISQVKSFFSRQLEQQLGLIEVQAPILSXFGDGTQDNLSGSEKAVQVKVKTLPDATFEVVHSLANXETQNLGRYDFGAGEGLYTHMKALRPDEDRLTPIHSVYVDQWDWSGXWRXGERSLDYLKSTVRSIYAAIKATEAEVSREHGLTPFLPEQIHFVHSETLLQRYPDLDAKGRERAIAKELGAVFLIGSAXQLSHGKSHDVRAPDYDDWTTPAADAXGGLNGDIVVWNPVLQDAFELSSMGIRVDAAALKHQLALNGDEERMELEWHQSLLRGDMPQTIGGGIGXSRLVMLLLQLSHIGQVQCGVWSPEVRGAVEGLL, from the exons ATGAAAAAACAGTTTATccaaaaacaacaacaaatcaGCCAGGTCAAATCCTTCTTCTCCCGCCAGCTGGAGCAACAGCTCGGTCTGATCGAAGTGCAGGCCCCGATCCTCAG GTTTGGCGATGGCACGCAGGATAACCTCTCCGGCAGCGAG AAAGCGGTGCAGGTTAAGGTCAAAACCCTGCCGGACGCCACCTTCGAAGTGGTGCATTCACTGGCGAA GGAAACGCAAAACCTGGGTCGCTACGATTTCGGCGCTGGCGAAGGCCTGTACACCCATATGAAGGCGCTGCGCCCGGATGAAGATCGCCTGACGCCTATCCACTCGGTGTACGTCGATCAGTGGGATTGGAGCGGGTAATGGCG TGGTGAGCGCAGCCTGGACTACCTGAAAAGCACCGTGCGCAGCATTTACGCCGCCATCAAGGCGACGGAGGCGGAAGTCAGCCGCGAGCATGGTCTGACTCCGTTCCTGCCGGAACAGATCCACTTTGTGCACAGCGAAACCCTGCTGCAGCGCTACCCGGATCTGGACGCCAAAGGGCGCGAGAGG GCGATCGCCAAAGAGCTGGGCGCGGTATTCCTGATCGGATCGGC GCAGCTTTCGCACGGCAAATCGCACGATGTGCGGGCGCCGGATTATGATGACTGGACCACGCCGGCGGCGGATGC TGGTGGCCTGAACGGCGACATCGTGGTGTGGAACCCGGTGCTGCAGGACGCTTTCGAGCTGTCCTCTATGGGCATCCGCGTCGACGCCGCCGCGCTGAAACATCAGCTGGCCCTGAACGGCGATGAAGAGCGCATGGAGCTGGAGTGGCACCAGTCGCTGTTGCGCGGCGATATGCCGCAGACCATCGGCGGCGGTATCG CATCGCGTTTGGTGATGCTGCTGTTGCAACTGTCGCATATCGGCCAGGTGCAGTGCGGCGTGTGGTCGCCGGAAGTGCGCGGGGCGGTCGAAGGCCTGCTCTAA
- the LOC120353953 gene encoding regulatory protein AsnC-like, which produces MDNARTPYAELAKNFAVSPGTISCAGREDETGRIITGARSIVSPKQLGYDVCCFIGIILKSAKDYPSALKKLESLEEVVEAYYTTGPTASLSRCCRSIDARQQVLINKIQTIDEIQSTETLISLQNPISAPSCRTRQIAYHHMIHRYIPADSQRTMQPL; this is translated from the coding sequence ATGGACAACGCGCGCACACCGTACGCCGAACTGGCGAAAAACTTCGCCGTCAGCCCCGGCACCATTTCATGTGCGGGTAGAGAAGATGAAACAGGCCGGATCATCACCGGCGCGCGCTCGATCGTCAGCCCCAAACAGCTGGGCTATGACGTGTGCTGCTTTATCGGCATCATATTAAAGAGCGCCAAAGACTATCCTTCGGCGCTGAAGAAGCTGGAAAGCCTGGAAGAAGTGGTGGAAGCCTATTACACCACCGGCCCTACAGCGTCTTTATCAAGGTGTTGCCGATCGATCGACGCGCGGCAACAGGTACTTATCAACAAGATCCAGACCATCGACGAGATCCAGTCTACCGAAACGCTGATCTCGCTGCAGAACCCCATTAGCGCACCATCGTGCCGTACCCGCCAAATTGCATACCACCACATGATCCACAGGTATATCCCAGCCGATTCACAGCGTACAATGCAGCCACTTTGA
- the LOC120353952 gene encoding tRNA uridine 5-carboxymethylaminomethyl modification enzyme MnmG-like, protein MIFQQPVEDLIVENDRVVGAVTQMGLKSAPRRCGGRAGDPPSISLSQRLRDCRWRLTLENRYAAAHRRSHYRFSVLAPQHGDTPLPVFSFLGDASQHPEQMACYITHTNEKTHDVIRNNLDRSRCMPGSSKGSAHVYCPSIEDKVMRFADRNAHQIFLEPEGLTSNEIYLTGSPPACRSTCRCRSSVRWKACRTRINGTTGYEEAAAQGLLAGLNAGRFADEQEGWAPRRDQAYLGVLVDDLSTLGTKEPYRMFTSAPVSSDAARRQRRSPPDGKGRELGLVDDVRWARYSEKLERIERERQRLRDIWMHPHAENVEQVNALLKRRCRLTGTDVFAPPLDDVQAAEQVEIQVKYEGYIARQQEEIEKQQRNENTVLPLISITVRFGAVERGDRQAERSQTELHRPGFAYLRHYAGGDLDFADLAEKAGTAAPQRINLASRRPFVHPVAKRPLTSLAP, encoded by the exons ATGATCTTCCAACAACCCGTTGAGGATCTGATCGTCGAAAACGATCGCGTAGTGGGCGCCGTCACCCAAATGGGCCTGAAATCCGCGCCAAGGCGGTG CGGCGGCCGCGCCGGGGATCCTCCTTCAATCTCGCTGTCGCAGCGCCTGCGAGACTGCCGCTGGCGGTTAACGCTTGAAAACCGGTACGCCGCCGCGCATCGACGCTCGCACTATCGATTCAGCGTACTGGCGCCACAACACGGCGATACGCCGTTGCCGGTATTCTCGTTCTTGGGCGATGCTAGCCAGCACCCGGAACAAATGGCGTGCTACATCACCCATACCAATGAAAAAACCCATGACGTGATCCGCAATAACCTCGATCGCAGCCGATGTATGCCGGGATCATCGAAGGGATCGGCCCACGTTTACTGCCCGTCGATCGAAGACAAGGTCATGCGCTTTGCCGATCGCAACGCGCACCAGATCTTCCTCGAACCGGAAGGCCTGACCAGCAACGAGATTTACCTAACGGGATCTCCACCAGCCTGCCGTTCGACGTGCAGATGCAGATCGTCCGTTCGATGGAAGGCATGCAGAACGCGC ATCAACGGCACTACCGGGTATGAAGAAGCCGCTGCGCAGGGCCTGCTGGCCGGTTTGAACGCCGGGCGCTTCGCCGACGAACAGGAAGGCTGGGCACCACGTCGCGATCAGGCTTATCTGGGCGTGCTGGTGGACGATCTCAGCACCCTCGGCACCAAAGAACCGTACCGGATGTTTACCTCAGCGCCGGTATCGTCTGATGCTGCGCGAAGACAACGCCGATCTCCGCCTGACGGAAAAGGCCGTGAACTGGGCCTGGTGGACGATGTGCGTTGGGCGCGTTACAGCGAGAAGCTGGAGCGAATCGAACGCGAACGTCAGCGCCTGCGCGACATCTGGATGCACCCGCACGCCGAGAACGTCGAACAGGTCAATGCGCTGCTGAAGCGCCGTTGTCGC TTGACCGGCACCGACGTCTTCGCGCCGCCGCTGGACGACGTACAAGCTGCCGAACAGGTCGAGATCCAGGTCAAATACGAAGGCTACATCGCTCGCCAGCAGGAAGAGATCGAAAAACAGCAGCGCAACGAGAATACCGTGCTGCCGTTGATCTCGATTACCGTCAGGTTCGGGGCTGTCGAACGAGGTGATCGCCAAGCTGAACGATCACAAACCGAACTCCATCGGCCAGGCTTCGCGTATCTCCGGCATTACGCCGGCGGCGATCTCGATTTTGCTGATCTGGCTGAAAAAGCAGGGACTGCTGCGCCGCAGCGCATAAATCTCGCATCCAGGCGGCCGTTTGTTCATCCCGTAGCCAAACGGCCGCTGACATCACTTGCGCCCTGA